The following are encoded together in the Eriocheir sinensis breed Jianghai 21 chromosome 28, ASM2467909v1, whole genome shotgun sequence genome:
- the LOC127004352 gene encoding ski oncogene-like isoform X3, protein MAAPDNSPHLKRVLRNYQNSAMSSLHGPGPNCYLNDTGRMGVSKKLADYDESPSIKQLDATTKHELYRGLSFKKALLYEVDSLNKSKAENGSRRCIVDIESRRPPASSPPTNHTPTTPSLPAPQPAITTTVTPPESKDTPVDISSTSTTTTASLVRNSANDTATTCNSANITTSTSDSTTARVEESWVEPGVFLAPAPFPPQPWPVLAAADKGSPGAGWVRETLLDGEPITCFNVGGEKRLCLPQILNTVLRDFSLSQINAVCDELRIYLDGCNEAQLDALRVAGVLPHTAPSCGLITNTDAQRLTQALLYAHPTRAPVPAPSKPQDHPQLRVYHTCFGKCKGLVWDDLYTSPTAACIECEECHGLLPPARFVCHAHRSLENQTIHWGFDAEQWRTYLLLAKDQQLPIEKAEAQLKAFKSKFDPVGGNYKRKQAFGGE, encoded by the coding sequence ATGGCGGCACCGGACAACAGCCCACACCTTAAGCGCGTGTTGCGCAATTATCAAAATAGTGCGATGTCCAGTCTCCATGGGCCGGGACCTAACTGTTACCTAAATGACACGGGCAGGATGGGCGTAAGTAAAAAGTTGGCAGATTATGATGAGTCTCCTTCAATCAAACAACTGGACGCCACCACCAAGCACGAGCTGTACCGCGGGTTGAGCTTCAAGAAAGCTCTGCTTTACGAAGTGGACTCTCTCAACAAGAGCAAGGCCGAGAATGGCTCTCGTCGCTGCATTGTTGATATTGAGAGTAGGCGGCCACCAGCATCCAGTCCGCCCACCAACCACACGCCCacaactccctcccttcctgctccacagcctgccatcaccaccaccgtcaccccaCCCGAGAGCAAAGACACCCCTGTAGATATcagctccacctccaccacaaccactgccagCCTCGTCCGTAACTCTGCCAACGACACTGCCACCACATGCAACTCTgccaacatcaccaccagcacgTCTGACTCCACCACCGCCCGAGTGGAGGAGTCGTGGGTGGAACCCGGAGTGTTTTTAGCACCGGCGCCCTTCCCGCCGCAACCTTGGCCTGTGTTGGCCGCCGCGGACAAGGGTTCTCCGGGTGCAGGCTGGGTTCGGGAGACCCTGCTCGACGGGGAGCCCATCACGTGCTTTAACGTGGGTGGAGAGAAGCGACTATGTTTGCCGCAGATCTTGAATACTGTCTTGCGTGACTTCTCACTGAGCCAGATCAACGCCGTTTGTGATGAACTGCGTATTTATCTTGATGGCTGTAACGAGGCGCAGCTGGACGCCTTGCGGGTCGCAGGAGTCCTTCCCCACACCGCCCCTTCCTGCGGCCTGATCACTAACACAGACGCCCAGAGACTTACTCAAGCCTTGCTGTACGCCCATCCTACCCGCGCCCCGGTCCCTGCCCCCTCCAAGCCTCAGGATCACCCGCAGCTCCGTGTTTATCACACCTGCTTTGGAAAGTGTAAAGGGTTGGTGTGGGATGACTTGTACACCAGCCCTACCGCCGCCTGCATTGAGTGCGAGGAGTGCCACGGCTTGCTGCCCCCGGCACGCTTCGTCTGCCACGCCCACAGGTCTCTTGAAAATCAGACCATTCACTGGGGATTTGATGCAGAGCAGTGGCGAACCTACCTTCTCTTGGCTAAGGACCAACAGCTTCCCATTGAAAAGGCCGAAGCTCAGTTGAAAGCTTTCAAGAGCAAGTTCGATCCTGTCGGTGGAAACTACAAGCGCAAACAG
- the LOC127004352 gene encoding ski oncogene-like isoform X2, translating into MAAPDNSPHLKRVLRNYQNSAMSSLHGPGPNCYLNDTGRMGVSKKLADYDESPSIKQLDATTKHELYRGLSFKKALLYEVDSLNKSKAENGSRRCIVDIESRRPPASSPPTNHTPTTPSLPAPQPAITTTVTPPESKDTPVDISSTSTTTTASLVRNSANDTATTCNSANITTSTSDSTTARVEESWVEPGVFLAPAPFPPQPWPVLAAADKGSPGAGWVRETLLDGEPITCFNVGGEKRLCLPQILNTVLRDFSLSQINAVCDELRIYLDGCNEAQLDALRVAGVLPHTAPSCGLITNTDAQRLTQALLYAHPTRAPVPAPSKPQDHPQLRVYHTCFGKCKGLVWDDLYTSPTAACIECEECHGLLPPARFVCHAHRSLENQTIHWGFDAEQWRTYLLLAKDQQLPIEKAEAQLKAFKSKFDPVGGNYKRKQVSSEAQR; encoded by the coding sequence ATGGCGGCACCGGACAACAGCCCACACCTTAAGCGCGTGTTGCGCAATTATCAAAATAGTGCGATGTCCAGTCTCCATGGGCCGGGACCTAACTGTTACCTAAATGACACGGGCAGGATGGGCGTAAGTAAAAAGTTGGCAGATTATGATGAGTCTCCTTCAATCAAACAACTGGACGCCACCACCAAGCACGAGCTGTACCGCGGGTTGAGCTTCAAGAAAGCTCTGCTTTACGAAGTGGACTCTCTCAACAAGAGCAAGGCCGAGAATGGCTCTCGTCGCTGCATTGTTGATATTGAGAGTAGGCGGCCACCAGCATCCAGTCCGCCCACCAACCACACGCCCacaactccctcccttcctgctccacagcctgccatcaccaccaccgtcaccccaCCCGAGAGCAAAGACACCCCTGTAGATATcagctccacctccaccacaaccactgccagCCTCGTCCGTAACTCTGCCAACGACACTGCCACCACATGCAACTCTgccaacatcaccaccagcacgTCTGACTCCACCACCGCCCGAGTGGAGGAGTCGTGGGTGGAACCCGGAGTGTTTTTAGCACCGGCGCCCTTCCCGCCGCAACCTTGGCCTGTGTTGGCCGCCGCGGACAAGGGTTCTCCGGGTGCAGGCTGGGTTCGGGAGACCCTGCTCGACGGGGAGCCCATCACGTGCTTTAACGTGGGTGGAGAGAAGCGACTATGTTTGCCGCAGATCTTGAATACTGTCTTGCGTGACTTCTCACTGAGCCAGATCAACGCCGTTTGTGATGAACTGCGTATTTATCTTGATGGCTGTAACGAGGCGCAGCTGGACGCCTTGCGGGTCGCAGGAGTCCTTCCCCACACCGCCCCTTCCTGCGGCCTGATCACTAACACAGACGCCCAGAGACTTACTCAAGCCTTGCTGTACGCCCATCCTACCCGCGCCCCGGTCCCTGCCCCCTCCAAGCCTCAGGATCACCCGCAGCTCCGTGTTTATCACACCTGCTTTGGAAAGTGTAAAGGGTTGGTGTGGGATGACTTGTACACCAGCCCTACCGCCGCCTGCATTGAGTGCGAGGAGTGCCACGGCTTGCTGCCCCCGGCACGCTTCGTCTGCCACGCCCACAGGTCTCTTGAAAATCAGACCATTCACTGGGGATTTGATGCAGAGCAGTGGCGAACCTACCTTCTCTTGGCTAAGGACCAACAGCTTCCCATTGAAAAGGCCGAAGCTCAGTTGAAAGCTTTCAAGAGCAAGTTCGATCCTGTCGGTGGAAACTACAAGCGCAAACAG
- the LOC127004352 gene encoding ski oncogene-like isoform X1, translated as MAAPDNSPHLKRVLRNYQNSAMSSLHGPGPNCYLNDTGRMGVSKKLADYDESPSIKQLDATTKHELYRGLSFKKALLYEVDSLNKSKAENGSRRCIVDIESRRPPASSPPTNHTPTTPSLPAPQPAITTTVTPPESKDTPVDISSTSTTTTASLVRNSANDTATTCNSANITTSTSDSTTARVEESWVEPGVFLAPAPFPPQPWPVLAAADKGSPGAGWVRETLLDGEPITCFNVGGEKRLCLPQILNTVLRDFSLSQINAVCDELRIYLDGCNEAQLDALRVAGVLPHTAPSCGLITNTDAQRLTQALLYAHPTRAPVPAPSKPQDHPQLRVYHTCFGKCKGLVWDDLYTSPTAACIECEECHGLLPPARFVCHAHRSLENQTIHWGFDAEQWRTYLLLAKDQQLPIEKAEAQLKAFKSKFDPVGGNYKRKQVSVRDRNSGETGN; from the coding sequence ATGGCGGCACCGGACAACAGCCCACACCTTAAGCGCGTGTTGCGCAATTATCAAAATAGTGCGATGTCCAGTCTCCATGGGCCGGGACCTAACTGTTACCTAAATGACACGGGCAGGATGGGCGTAAGTAAAAAGTTGGCAGATTATGATGAGTCTCCTTCAATCAAACAACTGGACGCCACCACCAAGCACGAGCTGTACCGCGGGTTGAGCTTCAAGAAAGCTCTGCTTTACGAAGTGGACTCTCTCAACAAGAGCAAGGCCGAGAATGGCTCTCGTCGCTGCATTGTTGATATTGAGAGTAGGCGGCCACCAGCATCCAGTCCGCCCACCAACCACACGCCCacaactccctcccttcctgctccacagcctgccatcaccaccaccgtcaccccaCCCGAGAGCAAAGACACCCCTGTAGATATcagctccacctccaccacaaccactgccagCCTCGTCCGTAACTCTGCCAACGACACTGCCACCACATGCAACTCTgccaacatcaccaccagcacgTCTGACTCCACCACCGCCCGAGTGGAGGAGTCGTGGGTGGAACCCGGAGTGTTTTTAGCACCGGCGCCCTTCCCGCCGCAACCTTGGCCTGTGTTGGCCGCCGCGGACAAGGGTTCTCCGGGTGCAGGCTGGGTTCGGGAGACCCTGCTCGACGGGGAGCCCATCACGTGCTTTAACGTGGGTGGAGAGAAGCGACTATGTTTGCCGCAGATCTTGAATACTGTCTTGCGTGACTTCTCACTGAGCCAGATCAACGCCGTTTGTGATGAACTGCGTATTTATCTTGATGGCTGTAACGAGGCGCAGCTGGACGCCTTGCGGGTCGCAGGAGTCCTTCCCCACACCGCCCCTTCCTGCGGCCTGATCACTAACACAGACGCCCAGAGACTTACTCAAGCCTTGCTGTACGCCCATCCTACCCGCGCCCCGGTCCCTGCCCCCTCCAAGCCTCAGGATCACCCGCAGCTCCGTGTTTATCACACCTGCTTTGGAAAGTGTAAAGGGTTGGTGTGGGATGACTTGTACACCAGCCCTACCGCCGCCTGCATTGAGTGCGAGGAGTGCCACGGCTTGCTGCCCCCGGCACGCTTCGTCTGCCACGCCCACAGGTCTCTTGAAAATCAGACCATTCACTGGGGATTTGATGCAGAGCAGTGGCGAACCTACCTTCTCTTGGCTAAGGACCAACAGCTTCCCATTGAAAAGGCCGAAGCTCAGTTGAAAGCTTTCAAGAGCAAGTTCGATCCTGTCGGTGGAAACTACAAGCGCAAACAG